One segment of Prionailurus bengalensis isolate Pbe53 chromosome X, Fcat_Pben_1.1_paternal_pri, whole genome shotgun sequence DNA contains the following:
- the FUNDC1 gene encoding FUN14 domain-containing protein 1: MATRNPPPQEYESDDESYEVLDLTDYARRHHWWNRVFGHSSGPMVEKYSVATQIVMGGVTGWCAGFLFQKVGKLAATAVGGGFLLLQIASHSGYVQIDWKRVEKDVNKAKRQIKKRANKAAPEINNIIEEATEFIKQNIVISSGFVGGFLLGLAS; this comes from the exons ATGGCGACCCGGAACCCCCCTCCCCAAG AGTATGAAAGCGATGACGAGTCTTACGAAGTGTTGGATTTAACTGACTATGCAAGAAGACACCATTGGTGGAATCGAGTGTTTGGCCACAGTTCCGGACCTATGGTTGAAAAGTACTCAGTGGCCACCCAGATTGTAATGGGTGGGGTGACTGGCTG GTGTGCGGGATTTTTGTTCCAGAAGGTCGGAAAGCTGGCAGCCACCGCTGTAGGCGgtggctttcttcttcttcag ATTGCCAGTCACAGTGGCTATGTGCAGATTGACTGGAAGAGAGTTGAAAAAGATGTAAACAAAGCGAAAAGACAGATTAAGAAACGAGCAAATAAGGCAGCACCTGAAATCAACAATATAATCGAAGAA GCAACAGAATTTATCAAACAGAACATTGTGATATCCAGCGGATTTGTGGGAGGCTTTTTGCTAGGCCTTGCATCCTAA